The Vibrio kanaloae genome has a window encoding:
- a CDS encoding 3-deoxy-D-manno-octulosonic acid kinase: METISTNNQTIWYDPELLAQVPEGDIDQIFEAEYWQQQDAISGSAQGRGTTWFIQLDGIQAALRHYRRGGLFGKLVEDQYRFSDWESTRCAMELNVLNVLANAGVNVPKPIAARAIKSGLLYRADLMSERIPNAKDLVDILVAHPIDANIYRKIGQEIRKMHDTGVNHTDLNIHNILLDDSQTVWIIDFDKCRQQAGDDWKEGNLNRLKRSFLKEVNKRQIQWQESDWELLLQGYQG; encoded by the coding sequence ATGGAAACAATTAGCACCAACAACCAAACAATTTGGTATGACCCTGAACTTTTGGCTCAGGTACCAGAGGGCGATATCGATCAGATCTTTGAGGCTGAATATTGGCAGCAACAAGACGCCATTTCAGGCAGTGCTCAAGGACGAGGTACCACATGGTTCATTCAGCTTGATGGTATACAGGCCGCATTGCGCCATTATCGCCGTGGCGGATTGTTTGGGAAGCTAGTCGAAGACCAATATCGTTTCTCTGATTGGGAAAGCACGCGCTGTGCAATGGAGCTCAACGTTCTCAATGTCTTGGCCAATGCAGGTGTTAATGTACCGAAGCCCATTGCTGCTAGAGCCATTAAAAGCGGGCTGCTTTATCGAGCGGACTTAATGTCTGAACGAATTCCCAATGCCAAAGATCTGGTTGATATCTTGGTTGCTCATCCGATAGATGCGAATATTTACCGTAAAATTGGCCAAGAGATAAGAAAAATGCACGATACAGGGGTCAATCATACCGATCTCAACATTCACAATATCCTGCTTGATGATTCGCAAACGGTGTGGATTATTGATTTTGATAAGTGTCGCCAGCAAGCAGGTGATGACTGGAAAGAAGGCAACTTGAACCGCTTAAAGCGCTCGTTCTTAAAAGAAGTGAACAAGCGCCAGATTCAATGGCAAGAGTCAGATTGGGAACTGTTATTGCAAGGCTACCAAGGTTAA